The genomic window TAATTATAAACGAATAAACTATTGATAATAAAAATAAAATTAGATGTATTTCCATTTCCCCTCCATTTCTTTTAAGTATTTATTATCCCATATTTGTATAAAAGTCAATAGAGAAATAAAAAAGGTCTAGAAGAATTCTAGACCATAATTTGTTTTATTTTGTGGCGCCTTCAAGAGGAATCGAACCCCTAACCCTCTGATCCGAAGTCAGATGCTCTATCCGATTGAGCTATAAAGGCTACACTACTATTAATTGTATCTTATTTTTAAATTTTAGTCAACCAGAAAATTAACTATTCCAGCACTCTATTCTTTCTTGATATGGTAAATCAATATCATTTTTATCAAAGTTTGGATCTAAACCTTCTGATTTTTGTCTTGCATAATCTTTTAGAGCATCAAAAGCAACATTACCAAGTAAGAATATTGCTATCAGATTTAACACCGACATCAATCCCATAAATAGATCTGCCATATTCCATACAAGAACTAGTTCACCTACAGAACCAAACATTACCATTCCTACTACTCCTACTCTATACATGTTTAACCAAATTTTATTAGTAGTTAAAAATTCTATATTTGTTTCTCCATAATAGTAATTACCAATTATAGAGCTAAATGCGAATAAAAGTATACAAATAGCTATAAAAATATTTCCCCAATGTCCTACTTGAGAACTCAAAGCATTTTGTGTTAACTGTATTCCTGTTAACCCTTCAGTATGATGAGCTCCTGAAATTAAAACCATAAAAGCCGTACAAGTACAAATGATTATTGTATCTGTAAATACTCCTAAAGTTTGTACAAATCCTTGCTTTACAGGATGTGTTGTATCTGCAGCTGCAGCTGCATTTGGAGCAGACCCCATTCCAGCCTCATTTGAAAATAGACCTCTTTTTACTCCAGTCATTATAGCGGCTCCCATTCCTCCACCTACAGCTTGTCTTATTCCAAAAGCATTTTCTATAATATCTCTAAATATTTCAGGAACCATCGAAATATTTTTAAACACTACGAATAAAGAGATTAGAATA from Cetobacterium sp. 8H includes these protein-coding regions:
- a CDS encoding sodium:alanine symporter family protein; translated protein: MLNTVVDFLNNILWSYVLIVMLLFVGTYFTLKTKFVQIRYIKQMIIILSESVGHKGGVSSFKAFCISTASRVGTGNLAGVAIAIASGGPGSIFWMWLIALIGGASSFVESTLAQIYKVKDGKDFRGGPAYYMEKALNRKWMGVTFSILISITFGLIFNSVQSNTISLAFHEAFKLDRTIVGVILAVATGVIIFGGIHRIANFSAVVVPVMATLYILISLFVVFKNISMVPEIFRDIIENAFGIRQAVGGGMGAAIMTGVKRGLFSNEAGMGSAPNAAAAADTTHPVKQGFVQTLGVFTDTIIICTCTAFMVLISGAHHTEGLTGIQLTQNALSSQVGHWGNIFIAICILLFAFSSIIGNYYYGETNIEFLTTNKIWLNMYRVGVVGMVMFGSVGELVLVWNMADLFMGLMSVLNLIAIFLLGNVAFDALKDYARQKSEGLDPNFDKNDIDLPYQERIECWNS